DNA from Magnetospirillum sp.:
GATCCCTCGGCTGGTGCTTCTGTTTGGATGCAAGCCTAGTCCGCTTGCGCCGTTTTCGCAATGTGCGCGGCTGCCACACGCACGCGCTCGCGCCATATCGTATAGAGCCCGGCTGCGACGACGACCGAAGCCCCCCACCAGACATTCGCGGGCGGCCATTCGTGCCAAAAGACGAGCCCGATGATCGAGGCCCAGACGAGCTCGGTATACTGCAAGGGGGCGACCGCCCCCACGGGGGCGAGCCGCATCGCGCGGAAGCTCAAAAACTGCCCGCCGATCAACGCGGCCGCAAGGGCTGCTGCAACGCCCCACATGAAATCGGGCACAGGGATTGCCACGAACGGCAGAAAGGCGGCACTCGCGCACAGCAGGAAGGCCCCTTGCGTGAGCATCATCGTGATGTCGCTCTCGGTCGCCGACAGCACACGCACCATCGTCATGCCGAGTGCGTAGAGGGCGGCCGAAGCGAGCGCCCACAAGGCACCCGCCGCAACGACGCCGTCGGCGGCATCGGGGCCGACGATGATGCCCACACCGACCAGCCCCAATGCCAGCGCCGCCCAGCGATGCACGCCCACGCGCTCGCGCAACAGCACCACCGAAAACGCCGTCATCAGCAAGGGAGCCACGAAACAGATCGCCACGGCCGTGGCGAGCGGCAGCGTGCGCAGGCATTCGAGAAAACCGTAGACGGCACCGATCGAGATGGCGCCGCGCGCGGCATGCGCCCAGGGGCGCTTGGTACGGAACGCGGCGGCCCCGTGCACGAACCACGCGAACGGCACGAGGACGACCAGCACATAGGCCGAGCGGAGTGCGACGAGCTGGAAGACCGGCAACTGGCCGACCGAAAATTTCGACAGCGCATCCATGACCGACAGCACGAACATGCCGGCCAGCATGTAGACGATGCCGGCCAGCGGCCGGTTGTGGCGGCCGACACTATCCGGGCGCTGGGAAGAAGAGAGGTCGCTCATCGCCCCTCTATAGACGCTCAGCACCGCCGCCGACAGAAGCCGATTGTCAGGCGACATTCCCGGCCCGGTTGGCGGACCCCGGCGACGCTTACGCTTGCCGCAGGTTGGCGACGATGCCGCCAACGTCGCTGCGCAACCGGTCGGCTTGTGCTGCCAAGTCGCGCGACTGGGTTTCGAGCGCCCCCGTGCGCTCGGCGGCTGCCGCCGCATCCGCAACGATCTCGGCCATCATGTCGGAAACCCCGCTGGTCGTTGCGGCCGTCTGCGCGACGTTGCTTGCGATGGCGCTCGTAGACTGGTTCTGATTCTCGACCGCATCGACGATGGCGCCGGCATAGCGCTGCACTTCGCCGAATGCACCGCGCACGTCGCCGATCGTCTCGACCACGCGGTCCGTCGCCGTGCGGATCGCTGTGATCTGGCGGCCGATATCTTCGGTGGCGCGCGCGGTCTGCAGGGCGAGCGACTTCACCTCTCCCGCCACCACCGCGAAGCCCTTGCCGGCATCGCCGGCGCGGGCGGCTTCGATCGTGGCGTTGAGGGCCAGCAGATTGGTCTGGCCCGCGATCTCGGCGATCAGCTTGGCGACGTCGCCGATCTTCTGGGCCGCCTCAGCAAGGATCGCGATCTCGCGGTCGGTGCGCGCGACGGCGTCGTTGGCGGTCGCGACACTCTGCGAGGATTGCTGCGCTTGGCCGCGCACCTCGTGGATCGAAGCGGCAAGCCGCTCGCATTCGGCGGCAAAACCGCCGACGGCTTGCGAGGCTTCGACGGCCGAGGATGCCGCGCGCGTCGAGCCCTGGCGAATGCGCGCCGAGTTCGCGACGAGTTCGGCCGCCGTCCCTTGGCCGGCTTGTGCGGCCGCGACGACGCGTTCGATCACGTCGCGCACGCGCGCTTCGAGCGTTTGGGCGAGCGTGTCGAGCGCTTGGCGACGTTCGGCGGCCGACTGTGCGGCTTGCGCTTCGCGCGCCTGCGCCTGGCGTACCTGGTCGGCCAGCAGGCCCTGGCGAAACAGCTCGACCGCTTTGCCGATGCGCCCGATCTCGTCGCTGCGCTTGGCTTCCGTGAACTCGACATCAAGTTCGCCCGCCGCCAGCCGGTTCATGGTTTCGGTCAGGTGTGCAAGCGGCCGCACGATCGACAGCAGCAAGCCGACGCCGACCGCGACTGCGATCACGACCAAGCCGACGGCGAGAGCGACGCCCGCGATCAAATCCTGGCGCCGGGCGCCGAGTTCGGCGGCGTTCGCGGCGGCAAGATCGGCCAGCAAGGCGGTTTCGGCATTTTGTGCTGCACGGCCGCGGGCCGCCGCCGCATCGAGCCACGCGTCGCCCGCCATCCGCTCGCCCGCCAACAGACGCGTGCGCAAGGCCGCGATCGCCGCCCCGTCGCTGCCGGAGAGGGCCGACAAGCCCGCCGCCTTGATCGAGCCGTCGGCAAAGGATTCGAACAAGGTCGCATAGACGGTCTGTTCCGCCCCGAAGCTGCGCAAGTTCGACAGATCGGGGGCCGCCATCGCACCGGCAGTCGCAAGGTTGCGCGCAACGAACACGGTTTCGCGCGCCGCCGCATCTTTGGCGCGGAGCAGAAACACGTACGCGTTGACGCGCGCCGAGATTTCGGGTGCGGCCCCGAGCCCGGCAATCTCGCCCACTACATCGAGCATGCGTGCGATCGTCGTATCGAAGTAGGCGGCTGTCTCGGCAGGGCCGAGGCGGCCCGCATCGAACTCCGCACGACGCCCGTCGAGATTGCCGAAAGCTTCGCCTGCGCGCGCAAACGCAT
Protein-coding regions in this window:
- a CDS encoding DMT family transporter; its protein translation is MSPDNRLLSAAVLSVYRGAMSDLSSSQRPDSVGRHNRPLAGIVYMLAGMFVLSVMDALSKFSVGQLPVFQLVALRSAYVLVVLVPFAWFVHGAAAFRTKRPWAHAARGAISIGAVYGFLECLRTLPLATAVAICFVAPLLMTAFSVVLLRERVGVHRWAALALGLVGVGIIVGPDAADGVVAAGALWALASAALYALGMTMVRVLSATESDITMMLTQGAFLLCASAAFLPFVAIPVPDFMWGVAAALAAALIGGQFLSFRAMRLAPVGAVAPLQYTELVWASIIGLVFWHEWPPANVWWGASVVVAAGLYTIWRERVRVAAAHIAKTAQAD
- a CDS encoding methyl-accepting chemotaxis protein; protein product: MLDLRRKIVLLLLIPLLGLCGLAIQRGLEGWRTLGDTQRIADVVELAGRLGPTLHALQLENSASQAALAAGASRADLRAQRATTDAASARLYEVADRITQERFGKRFADAFARAGEAFGNLDGRRAEFDAGRLGPAETAAYFDTTIARMLDVVGEIAGLGAAPEISARVNAYVFLLRAKDAAARETVFVARNLATAGAMAAPDLSNLRSFGAEQTVYATLFESFADGSIKAAGLSALSGSDGAAIAALRTRLLAGERMAGDAWLDAAAARGRAAQNAETALLADLAAANAAELGARRQDLIAGVALAVGLVVIAVAVGVGLLLSIVRPLAHLTETMNRLAAGELDVEFTEAKRSDEIGRIGKAVELFRQGLLADQVRQAQAREAQAAQSAAERRQALDTLAQTLEARVRDVIERVVAAAQAGQGTAAELVANSARIRQGSTRAASSAVEASQAVGGFAAECERLAASIHEVRGQAQQSSQSVATANDAVARTDREIAILAEAAQKIGDVAKLIAEIAGQTNLLALNATIEAARAGDAGKGFAVVAGEVKSLALQTARATEDIGRQITAIRTATDRVVETIGDVRGAFGEVQRYAGAIVDAVENQNQSTSAIASNVAQTAATTSGVSDMMAEIVADAAAAAERTGALETQSRDLAAQADRLRSDVGGIVANLRQA